Proteins from one Anopheles nili chromosome 2, idAnoNiliSN_F5_01, whole genome shotgun sequence genomic window:
- the LOC128731572 gene encoding SCY1-like protein 2, which yields MDAINKIYTSVSQTVSTLSSVFLGNPLTKEYDIAEHIGSAGTEFVWKIYTGCKRSTKETASIFVFDKKQLELFTKDEREEICENIRRGVVQLTKIRHPQVLTVQHAMEESRDTIAFATEPVVASLANLLGNTTNVSNMGLLSEYKLSEFDSKFGVFELLKGIRFLHDEAQLVHRNICTENIIVNKQGVWKLFGFGFCWSKRDPVAPVANHHFKSRLLGSPNSKWTAPELILENTCNESTDIYSLGILIYTVYSRDNIPSPDASSNLYGYKQSVTKLSNQGPSKITSIPESLQGEVKRMLSVNPQTRPTLQALLQISYFCDSYVQCLDNLETLFPKDNLEKSEFYKRLSQIIGEFPHRVRLHRILPSLVKEFVNCSMIPFVLTNILTITASCSRAEYMQHISSHLRPVMLLDEPVQIMLIFFQNLEVLLKVCPSEEIRASVLPLVYKALESKSQQIQELCLSVIPSVVVHLDKSTIKGGLVPRIKTLCSGTNLVSVRVKCLLCLGQLATKIDKWVMIDDIVSYLPSVNCREPAVIMAIVGVYKISFTTEGLGIPKDVLACKVLPHLFPMTIANGLSLQQFNAIIMLIKEFTRKIEDEQGDKLGSKTTVSSSASSNSLQDKQSTPQQSELQQSFSAMGLGTADPYGDFMQSTTNSQPQQRQPPIAAPAQPQIPQLKPLQPQTTLNWNVPPVATTAKENSNKYNLFTQQQNSAVKPSSMVQQPLTLPPPAIAVPMITAPMGSSMWMNSNGTTTGSMVKQATLISPTSNPYGQLQPLIPTPSQAKQVPTSSSPMLSKEDIMEFLQK from the exons ATGGACGCTATAAATAAGATCTATACGTCCGTTTCGCAAACGGTATCCACCCTGTCATCAGTATTCCTGGGGAACCCGCTCACGAAGGAGTACGATATCGCAGAACATATTGGTTCTGCGGGCACGG aattCGTATGGAAAATCTACACAGGATGCAAAAGGTCGACGAAAGAAACGGCATCGATATTCGTGTTCGACAAGAAACAGCTAGAGCTTTTTACCAAAGATGAGCGGGAAGAAATCTGCGAAAACATTCGCCGAGGTGTGGTACAGCTGACGAAGATTCGTCACCCGCAGGTGCTAACGGTGCAGCACGCCATGGAGGAAAGCCGAGACACGATCGCATTTGCCACCGAACCCGTGGTGGCAAGTTTGGCCAATCTGCTCGGCAACACAACGAATGTTTCCAACATGGGTCTGTTGTCCGAGTACAAACTGTCGGAGTTTGATTCAAAGTTCGGTGTGTTTGAACTGCTGAAGGGCATACGATTTTTGCACGACGAAGCCCAACTAGTGCACCGAAATATATGCACGGAAAACATTATCGTGAAtaagcagggcgtgtggaagctgtttgggtttggtttttgctggAGCAAACGAGATCCTGTCGCTCCCGTCGCAAACCATCACTTTAAAAGCCGACTGCTGGGTAGCCCGAACTCCAAGTGGACAGCTCCCGAACTGATTCTCGAGAACACCTGCAACGAGTCTACTGATATTTATTCGTTAG gtattttaatttataccGTTTATTCTCGCGACAACATTCCTTCTCCCGACGCGTCTTCGAATCTGTACGGCTACAAGCAGTCTGTAACGAAGCTGAGCAATCAAGGACCTTCGAAAATAACATCAATTCCCGAGTCCCTGCAGGGAGAAGTTAAAAGAATGCTTAGCGTGAATCCACAAACTCGCCCGACACTGCAGGCATTACTACAG aTTTCATATTTCTGTGACAGCTACGTGCAATGTTTAGATAATTTAGAAACGCTGTTTCCTAAGGATAATTTAGAGAAATCAGAATTTTATAAGCGGCTCTCCCAGATAATTGGAGAGTTCCCGCATCGAGTGCGCTTGCACCGGATCCTACCGTCGCTGGTGAAAGAGTTCGTCAACTGTTCAATGATCCCGTTCGTCCTGACGAACATTCTCACCATAACGGCCAGCTGTTCAAGGGCCGAGTACATGCAGCACATTAGTTCGCATCTGCGACCGGTAATGCTGTTGGATGAACCAGTGCAGATTATGCTGATATTCTTCCAAAATCTTGAAGTCCTTCTGAAGGTGTGTCCGTCGGAAGAAATCAGGGCAAGCGTGCTGCCGCTCGTCTacaaagcgctcgaatcgaaatCACAACAGATCCAAGAACTCTGTCTCTCGGTCATCCCGTCGGTGGTTGTGCATTTGGATAAGAGTACGATTAAAGGAGGTCTGGTTCCACGCATTAAGACGTTGTGCTCGGGAACGAATTTGGTGTCGGTGCGAGTTAAATGTTTGCTCTGCCTCGGCCAGCTGGCGACGAAGATCGATAAATGGGTTATGATAGATGATATCGTTTCGTACCTTCCGTCCGTGAACTGTCGTGAACCGGCAGTAATTATGGCCATTGTTG GTGTTtacaaaatatcgttcacaaCGGAAGGACTGGGCATTCCAAAGGATGTGCTTGCGTGCAAAGTTCTGCCTCACCTCTTTCCTATGACAATTGCTAACGGGCTTTCGTTGCAGCAATTCAACGCCATCATTATGTTGATAAAAGAATTCACCCGCAAAATCGAGGACGAGCAGGGTGACAAACTGGGCAGCAAAACGACAGTATCATCCAGTGCCAGCAGTAACAGCCTGCAGGACAAACAATCTACCCCACAGCAATCCGAACTGCAGCAGTCGTTCAGTGCGATGGGATTGGGAACAGCGGATCCGTATGGGGATTTCATGCAATCGACAACGAATAGCCAGCCACAACAACGGCAGCCACCAATAGCTGCTCCTGCACAACCGCAGATCCCCCAACTCAAACCACTCCAGCCGCAAAC CACCCTGAATTGGAATGTACCTCCGGTGGCCACAACTGCAAAAGAAAATAGCAACAAGTATAACCTATTCACACAGCAGCAAAATTCCGCCGTAAAACCATCCTCCATGGTGCAGCAGCCATTGACATTACCACCGCCAGCCATAGCCGTACCGATGATTACCGCCCCGATGGGCTCCAGCATGTGGATGAATAGCAACGGTACGACGACGGGTTCGATGGTGAAACAAGCCACACTTATATCACCGACCAGCAATCCGTACGGGCAACTGCAGCCACTTATTCCTACGCCATCGCAAGCGAAACAAGTACCTACGAGTTCGAGCCCGATGCTCTCTAAAGAGGACATTATGGAGTTTCTACAAAAATAA
- the LOC128730794 gene encoding protein phosphatase PTC7 homolog yields the protein MRSWTTRWLSRALHQNWQAASASVENKPRTYSRFISVVSGFPKNLGQSKYNPGKMGDDAWFIANTKSADVLGVADGVGGWRSYGIDPGEFAMVLMRNCERLVKFSRFDPIKPVNLIASGFRELQANRKSILGSSTACIVVFNREDSSIYTANIGDSGFIIVRKGEIVHRSEDQQHYFNTPFQLSLPPPGHTDVLSDSPESANTTTFPVCNGDVILVATDGVFDNVPIKLLVDTLQRVEGENDQVKLQMCANSIALMARSLSFDSKFLSPFSLNARRNNINAMGGKPDDITVVLATVAL from the exons ATGCGATCCTGGACGACACGATGGCTTTCGCGGGCACTACACCAAAATTGGCAAGCAGCGAGTgcgagcgtggaaaacaaaccccgaaccTACTCACGCTTCATCTCCGTCGTCAGTGGCTTCCCAAAGAACCTGGGCCAATCGAAGTACAATCCGGGTAAAATGGGCGATGACGCTTGGTTTATCGCCAACACCAAATCAGCCGATGTATTGG GTGTTGCTGATGGGGTCGGCGGATGGCGCAGTTATGGAATTGATCCGGGAGAGTTTGCCATGGTGCTAATGAGGAATTGCGAACGGTTGGTGAAGTTTTCCCGCTTCGATCCTATCAAACCGGTGAACCTGATTGCATCCGGATTTCGAGAACTGCAGGCAAACAGGAAAAGCATACTGG GTAGTAGTACCGCTTGCATAGTGGTGTTTAATCGCGAAGACAGCAGCATTTATACGGCCAACATCGGCGACAGTGGCTTCATCATAGTGCGAAAGGGCGAAATAGTGCATCGCAGTGAAGATCAGCAGCACTATTTCAACACACCCTTCCAGCTCTCGTTACCCCCGCCCGGTCACACCGACGTGCTGAGTGATAGCCCCGAGTCTGCAAACACGACCACCTTCCCGGTGTGCAACGGGGACGTCATCCTGGTCGCCACGGACGGTGTGTTTGATAATGTTCCGATCAAGCTGCTAGTCGACACTCTCCAGCGG GTGGAAGGAGAAAACGACCAAGTAAAGTTGCAAATGTGTGCAAATTCGATTGCCCTGATGGCACGATCGTTGTCTTTCGATAGTAAATTTCTATCACCATTTTCTCTTAATGCTAGAAGAAACAACATCAATGCAATGG GTGGCAAACCAGATGATATAACCGTAGTTTTAGCGACCGTGGCTCTTTAA
- the LOC128730434 gene encoding inactivation-no-after-potential D protein — protein sequence MEYKQRNRGIGLFQYRIQYYRDYEEGTLQPADDSCIYLKELDHYRTKAKIPSDSAKSNRKLPLCYPVTDPTPKPATAPAEPKKSPARERAEMTVSALPGSVKLEGWGPEKKVVIEKTEKSSFGFSIVGGKVNVGGDVTSGLFIKSIIPESPADKCSELKIGDRILAVNENSLENASHEKAVNYIKTANDRIVLVVQSLERNVKETNPMVLQKKVPPPVTPSKTPEVEYIQDGKPKKETAKTPEDNKPPTVPKARQESTDSENSSDDEEDSRELEGKTFTAAGVEIDRASAGNTKLGEEDTEEEDDFGYTMKKIKKRYSALGEVDCCTILRDSNETCGLSLCGHRDRTRMACLIAGINPKGAAAGTSLTVGDEVLEVNGTVLHGRCHLNCSVIIKNLASPTLKFIVLRKKSSPEELAVKPVKHFPTDFDYTDNIMEKFKDVKTITVKKGSSSLGIMIIEGKHSIAGQGIFISDIQEGSTAEKSGLKIGDMLLSVNRDSLLGCNYETAAGLLKKAEGVITLKICNPNKEKDSEKKANGEAGAGPGTTPNKKKPGAEEPATLGTSRAGTPHGGKPEASPTKEVIDPLKAPISDNDFTVIEIVTENKPLGIVVAGGCDSLVKSGAAVVDILPQSVAEKDTRLQVFDQIIEINGFKVNNTSTNEAIKRAVKQLHPKVRLVVYRANPPTTETVEVDLMKKSGKNLGLTFRAGNPKGIVITGLVPGGSAEFDGRIQVGDIVSQINGDSLEAGGIEQCASLLKTAQGKVGLRILRPKLKERSV from the exons ATGGAGTACAAACAGCGGAACAGAGGAATAGGCCTGTTCCAGTATCGCATACAGTATTACAGAGACTACGAGGAAGGCACCCTACAGCCGGCAGACGACAGTTGCATCTATTTGAAGGAACTTGACCACTACCGCACCAAAGCCAAAATACCTTCCGATAGCGCCAAAAGCAACCGGAAGCTTCCGCTATGTTATCCGGTCACCGATCCCACACCGAAACCCGCTACTGCTCCCGCCGAACCAAAGAAAAGTCCAGCCAGGGAGAG GGCGGAGATGACTGTTAGTGCGCTTCCCGGATCAGTCAAGCTGGAAG gatGGGGACCCGAGAAGAAGGTCGTCATCGAGAAGACGGAAAAATCATCCTTCGGGTTTAGCATCGTCGGTGGAAAG GTAAACGTCGGTGGTGATGTCACATCGGGATTGTTCATCAAAAGTATTATTCCCGAAAGTCCAGCGGACAAGTGTAGCGAACTAAAG ATCGGTGATCGTATATTAGCTGTGAACGAGAACAGTTTGGAAAATGCATCGCATGAGAAGGCCGTCAATTACATAAAAACTGCCAACGACCGTATCGTCCTAGTCGTTCAGAGTCTGGAGCGCAACGTAAAAGAA ACCAACCCAATGGTGCTGCAAAAGAAAGTTCCACCTCCAGTAACTCCATCAAAAACGCCCGAAGTCGAGTACATCCAGGATGGAAAACCAAAG AAAGAAACCGCCAAAACACCGGAGGATAATAAACCACCTACGGTCCCGAAAGCTCGCCAAGAATCTACAG ATTCGGAAAACTCATCCGACGATGAGGAAGACAGCCGCgagctggaaggaaaaacgttcACGGCCGCCGGTGTTGAg ATCGATCGTGCTTCCGCTGGCAACACAAAGCTGGGTGAGGAGGACACGGAAGAGGAGGACGATTTCGGTTATACAATGA agaaaataaagaagCGCTACTCCGCCCTGGGCGAAGTGGACTGCTGTACGATCCTGCGGGACAGCAACGAAACGTGCGGGTTGTCCTTGTGTGGCCATCGTGACCGTACCCGGATGGCTTGCCTGATTGCTGGCATCAATCCGAAGGGCGCTGCCGCCGGAACGTCCCTGACCGTGGGTGATGAAGTGCTGGAG GTAAATGGAACCGTACTGCATGGCCGGTGCCATCTTAATTGTTCCGTCATTATCAAAAATCTCGCCAGTCCTACGCTGAAGTTTATTGTGCTAAG AAAAAAGAGTTCCCCGGAGGAGCTGGCGGTGAAACCGGTGAAGCATTTCCCGACTGATTTTGACTACACC GATAATATAATGGAAAAGTTTAAGGACGTTAAAACAATCACCGTGAAGAAG GGCTCTTCCAGCTTGGGCATCATGATCATTGAGGGCAAACATTCGATCGCTGGCCAgggcatttttatttccgaCATTCAGGAGGGTTCCACAGCGGAGAAG AGTGGGCTGAAGATCGGTGACATGCTGCTATCGGTCAACAGGGATTCGCTGCTTGGTTGCAACTACGAAACAGCAGCTGGATTGCTGAAAAAAGCCGAAGGTGTGATCACCCTGAAGATATGCAACCCCAACAAAGAAAAGGACTCAGAGAAGAAGGCGAACGGGGAGGCCGGTGCGGGACCTGGAACCACGCCGAATAAGAAAAAACCGGGCGCGGAGGAACCGGCAACGCTCGGTACCAGCCGGGCCGGTACCCCGCATGGTGGTAAACCGGAAGCATCCCCAACGAAGGAGGTGATCGATCCGCTGAAGGCTCCGATCAGTGATAACGACTTTACGGTGATTGAAATCGtaaccgaaaacaaaccctTGGGCATCGTGGTGGCCGGTGGCTGTGATTCTCTGGTGAAG TCTGGAGCGGCGGTCGTGGACATTCTGCCGCAGAGCGTAGCCGAGAAGGACACCCGGCTGCAGGTGTTCGACCAGATAATTGAAATCAATGGCTTCAAAGTCAACAACACTTCCACCAATGAAGCGATCAAGCGTGCCGTCAAGCAGCTGCATCCGAAG GTCCGCTTGGTTGTTTACCGTGCCAACCCACCGACGACGGAGACGGTCGAGGTGGATCTGATGAAGAAATCGGGCAAAAATCTCGGCCTGACGTTCCGCGCCGGTAACCCGAAAGGGATCGTCATCACCGGATTG GTGCCGGGTGGTTCGGCCGAGTTTGACGGACGCATTCAGGTGGGAGATATCGTGTCGCAGATAAACGGTGACAGTCTGGAGGCCGGAGGTATCGAACAGTGCGCCTCGCTGCTAAAAACCGCCCAAGGCAAGGTGGGATTACGCATTTTGCGGCCAAAATTGAAGGAACGGTCAGTCTAA
- the LOC128721894 gene encoding dynein regulatory complex protein 9-like, producing the protein MNQPRNFRCKNFQSMESSESEDVSETTTRASTAESSSQIGPKPLFNEMESGMINIIIEEATYKLIVINRDGDKTSAPIVRKPPMHVRFDPSYKNQLLSENLVVDVAMGKMILVKLQNDVSNLRKLLSDTHTEMAEFGTFETLQTFMDNDIQSEQEEVILIRDSILNEKKLKVLQTQLEGVNRECKNVLKQLDDEIFDLETKAKDARIENELKTKLVEQWERTRHEQARIIIQGKENELVQAATQTKANIERELRLKSEIDVYINYCIDQISEKIAFWTDKYQREIKALDAQIAEHKDRIVNLKVQFEEMTILFKHREKDLKICAEFMKEREQQLALANKQMRSAIKIQAWWRGTMVRKGLGQFKRKKKQKPPKAPKKGKKGK; encoded by the exons ATGAATCAACCAAGGAATTT CCGTTGCAAAAATTTTCAATCGATGGAATCATCAGAGAGCGAAGATGTTAGTGAAACCACAACTAGAG CATCGACCGCCGAATCTAGCAGTCAGATAGGACCAAAACCGTTGTTcaatgaaatggaaagcgGGATGATAAACATCATAATCGAGGAAGCGACGTACAAGCTGATAGTCATCAATCGAGACGGTGACAAAACGAGTGCCCCCATCGTTAGAAAACCACCCATGCACGTGCGTTTCGATCCTTCCTACAAAAATCAACTGCTGAGTGAAAATTTGGTTGTCGATGTGGCTATGGGGAAAATGATTTTAGTGAAACTCCAGAACGACGT ATCCAACTTACGAAAACTGCTCTCGGATACGCACACGGAGATGGCTGAATTCGGTACGTTCGAAACGCTGCAAACGTTCATGGATAACGATATCCAAAGCGAACAAGAGGAAGTGATTTTGATACGAGACAGCATtctgaacgaaaaaaagctgaaaGTATTGCAAACGCAACTCGAGGGCGTCAACAGAGAGTGCAAAAATGTCCTGAAGCAGCTCGACGACGAGATCTTCGATTTGGAGACGAAGGCGAAAGATGCTCGAATCGAGAATGAACTGAAAACCAAGCTCGTAGAGCAGTGGGAACGCACGCGGCACGAGCAAGCTCGTATCATCATCCAGGGTAAGGAAAACGAGCTCGTGCAAGCTGCCACACAAACGAAGGCCAACATTGAGCGGGAATTGCGGTTGAAAAGCGAAATTGATG TGTACATCAACTATTGCATCGATCAGATCAGTGAAAAGATCGCCTTCTGGACTGATAAGTATCAGCGTGAAATAAAAGCGCTGGACGCGCAGATAGCCGAGCACAAGGACAGGATCGTAAACTTGAAGGTGCAGTTTGAGGAAATGACCATCCTGTTTAAGCACCGTGAAAAGGATCTGAAAATCTGCGCGGAATTCATGAAGGAGCGAGAGCAGCAGCTTGCACTGGCGAACAAGCAGATGCGTTCCGCGATCAAGATTCAAGCCTGGTGGAGGGGTACGATGGTTCGCAAAGGGTTGGGACAGTTTAAGCGtaagaaaaaacagaaaccaccgaaagcccccaaaaaaggtaaaaaggGGAAGTAA
- the LOC128732245 gene encoding U4/U6 small nuclear ribonucleoprotein Prp4 yields the protein MSDSEQSVYAKRAKTIHYGSLEESDRWHVERKDNEMDVSGKTDYSQLTTADYMNLDEEVAKEKAALLEEFERRKKARLIHVSTDDGEVKNALRKLNEPICYFGEGPADRRLRLKDLLSALGEKGLPAAKPAKDEEKPKSQQKETNESTWYHEGPESLRVARFWIANYSLARAKTRLEEASEKVRQHSATKAGRMVELQKRIQQLAPQCSQVGDTRPITSCCINEDSTLLLTCSLSSLCKVWSVPDCTLKQTLRGHKCNVSDVAFRPGVANDSKSEVAMASCSFDGSVKLWSYDSEESIADINGHVPHRVAKLAFHPSGRFLGTACYDASWRLWDLEQKQEVLHQEGHTKAVHCISFQVDGSVCVTGGLDGFGRVWDLRTGRCIMFLEGHLSAIYGVDFSPNGYHIATGSQDNSCKIWDLRRRQMVYTIPAHTNLISDVKYQKNGGNFLVTSSYDKTAKIWSDKTWQPLKTLSGHDGRLVGIDISHDSQYIVTASYDRTFKLWAWD from the exons ATGTCGGACAGTGAGCAAAGCGTGTACGCCAAAAGGGCGAAGACAATCCACTATGGTTCGCTGGAAGAATCCGACCGTTGGCATGTGGAGCGAAAGGACAACGAAATGGATGTTTCAGGAAAGACCGACTACTCTCAGCTGACCACTGCGGACTACATGAATCTGGATGAAGAAGT CGCCAAAGAGAAAGCTGCTTTGCTGGAGGAGttcgaacgaaggaaaaaggcgCGTCTCATTCACGTCAGCACGGACGATGGGGAGGTCAAAAATGCCCTACGCAAGCTGAACGAACCCATATGCTACTTTGGTGAAGGTCCCGCCGACAGACGATTACGATTGAAGGATCTCCTTTCGGC GTTGGGTGAGAAAGGTTTACCGGCTGCAAAACCGGCtaaagatgaagaaaaaccaaaaagccaACAGAAGGAAACGAACGAGTCCACCTGGTACCACGAGGGTCCGGAGAGCTTGCGCGTGGCACGCTTCTGGATAGCCAACTATTCGCTGGCCCGAGCCAAGACACGGTTGGaggaagcaagcgaaaaagtGCGGCAACATTCCGCGACCAAGGCCGGCCGAATGGTGGAGCTTCAGAAACGCATCCAGCAGCTTGCGCCACAGTGCAGTCAAGTTGGTGACACGCGACCAATCACGAGCTGCTGCATAAATGAGGATTCGACACTTTTGCTGACCTGTAGCTT GAGCTCCCTTTGTAAGGTATGGTCCGTACCTGATTGCACCCTCAAGCAGACGCTCCGTGGGCACAAGTGCAACGTAAGTGATGTAGCCTTCCGGCCGGGTGTAGCCAACGATAGTAAATCGGAAGTAGCGATGGCTTCTTGTAGCTTCGACGGTTCCGTTAAGCTGTGGTCGTACGACAGTGAAGAGTCGATAGCCGACATCAACGGACACGTGCCGCATCGGGTGGCCAAACTAGCATTCCATCCTTCCGGGCGGTTTCTGGGGACGGCCTGTTACGATGCGTCCTGGAGATTGTGGGACCTAGAGCAGAAACAAGAAGTACTCCACCAGGAAGGACACACGAAGGCGGTTCACTGCATTTCGTTCCAGGTGGACggtagtgtgtgtgtaacTGG TGGTTTGGACGGTTTCGGACGTGTATGGGATCTCAGAACAGGCAGATGCATCATGTTTCTCGAGGGACACCTTAGTGCCATTTACGGAgttgatttttcacccaatGGCTATCACATCGCAACGGGCAGCCAGGATAATTCGTGCAAG ATTTGGGATCTCCGAAGGCGCCAAATGGTTTACACTATTCCCGCCCACACCAACCTAATATCTGATGTGAAGTATCAGAAAAACGGTGGCAACTTCCTTGTTACGAGTAGCTACGACAAAACGGCCAAG ATTTGGTCCGACAAAACATGGCAACCACTCAAAACGCTTTCCGGTCATGATGGGCGGCTCGTTGGTATCGATATTTCGCATGATTCCCAGTATATTGTGACGGCGTCGTACGACCGTACTTTTAAGCTTTGGGCATGGGACTAG
- the LOC128721884 gene encoding dynein regulatory complex protein 1 homolog yields METIAETPKPDNESSDHSQSVPPIKDVSNTQFLNLVESALLDGRSQSIVESFVRDNRFRKKAIPLNYAEDKERIRICLENADKRIAELMRDGLELIEDVRVASDRHEVDRRMAEADIKENLLSKIHTESVDSVAKFQTTYEKWTEIKELKDPMLMNDELQLQKNRVEELLKQKDIIIAECRKELQAADERYARDIRKQVVDIQSLVHRADTEVEAMKSILKENLDLIQGTVEEERVILQNASNFNWNDVYAKRATNERIKVKQKKERLLANLTEIEQIELDYVETTRATRIKLDKDTQALAIELQKIKTNTTLNSEKLDYSFQVLKKREDENLMVKNAQKRRLAKLHETIFTLRNKLKDTKTTYYIETEKMAKVIEKLHHSVDHIRSKLDCSKKAYDKRVRAIWNLNRDECFEIIQNISAIDKILVEQHLNRKWTNSLGAISDLLQNFDPLCTPKLPSTAKTKRSQTNSNEEQHNDVNRLATLLEQTRFLSDKKLDTALKDHRLDNCGLTLICLDNVLNALGIHSMDGVRRLQSAQSEMQDLNQQDEICATYEESSIDNKESAVNHRALTTSHDLLALKLFCEEDDDGIHSPSDMKTEKKISLSDTRKFWDSFKNIFLPNQMKVWNTMEESLSKYLQVLRERQTLDEECSFLRKQNQELQHIMQKMLIKPVNDD; encoded by the exons ATGGAAACGATCGCAGAAACTCCCAAGCCTGATAACGAAAGTTCTGATCATTCACAATCGGTTCCCCCGATTAAGGATGTATCCAATACACAGTTTCTAAATTTGGTAGAATCCGCGCTCCTTGATGGGCGTTCTCAAAGCATCGTGGAGAGCTTTGTTCGCGATAACCGTTTTCGCAAAAAAGC TATCCCGTTGAATTATGCAGAGGATAAGGAAAGGATACGCATTTGCTTGGAGAATGCGGACAAACGGATTGCCGAACTTATGCGCGATGGGCTGGAACTTATCGAAGATGTGCGAGTGGCAAGCGACAGACATGAAGTTGATCGTCGGATGGCTGAAGCGGATATCAAGGAGA ATCTGCTCAGCAAAATCCATACGGAATCGGTTGATTCGGTGGCGAAATTTCAAACTACGTACGAAAAATGGACCGAAATCAAGGAGCTGAAAGATCCGATGCTAATGAACGATGAGTTGCAGCTGCAGAAAAATCGTGTTGAGGAATTGCTAAAGCAGAAAGACATAATTATTGCGGAATGCCGGAAGGAATTGCAGGCGGCTGACGAGCGATATGCCAGGGACATACGCAAGCAGGTGGTTGATATTCAAAGCCTTGTACACCGTGCGGATACAGAGGTAGAGGCAATGAAGAGCATTCTGAAGGAAAATTTGGATCTAATTCAAGGGACAG TTGAGGAGGAGCGAGTGATTTTACAAAATGCATCAAATTTCAATTGGAACGATGTTTACGCTAAACGGGCGACGAACGAGCGCATTAAagtgaagcagaaaaaagaacgt CTGTTGGCCAATTTAACAGAAATAGAACAAATAGAACTGGATTACGTAGAGACGACGCGTGCCACGCGGATAAAATTGGATAAAGACACTCAGGCCCTGGCGATTGAGTTGCAAAAgattaaaacaaacacgacGCTGAACTCAGAGAAGCTAGATTACAGTTTTCAGGTGTTGAAGAAGAGGGAAGACGAAAATCTTATGGTGAAGAATGCTCAAAAGCGTCGCCTGGCCAAGTTACATGAAACCATCTTTACGTTGCGCAATAAACTGAAAGACACCAAAACAACCTATTACATCGAGACCGAGAAAATGGCCaaagtgattgaaaaattacaCCACAGCGTCGATCATATTCGAAGCAAACTAGATTGTTCTAAAAAAGCTTACGATAAACGG GTCCGAGCTATATGGAACTTGAATCGAGATGAATGCTTCGAAATCATCCAGAACATATCGGCAATTGACAAAATACTTGTGGAGCAGCATTTGAATCGGAAGTGGACCAACAGTCTCGGTGCCATATCGGATTTGCTGCAGAATTTCGACCCTTTATGTACTCCTAAACTGCCAAGTACCGCCAAAA CAAAACGTAGTCAAACAAATTCAAACGAGGAGCAACATAATGATGTCAATAGACTGGCAACATTGCTGGAACAAACACGATTTTTGAGTGATAAAAAACTGGACACTGCCTTGAAAGATCACCGTCTAGATAACTGTGGATTGACCTTGATCTGTCTCGACAATGTACTTAATGCTCTTGGCATCCATAGCATGGATGGCGTTCGTCGTCTGCAGTCTGCCCAATCGGAAATGCAGGATTTGAATCAACAAGATGAAATTTGTGCCACTTACGAA GAATCATCGATTGACAATAAGGAAAGCGCAGTTAATCATAGAGCATTAACAACATCGCATGATCTTTTAGCATTGAAATTATTCTGtgaagaagatgatgatgg CATTCACTCCCCGAGCGACatgaaaaccgaaaaaaagatATCTCTTTCCGATACACGAAAGTTTTGGGACTCCTTTAAAAACATCTTCCTACCGAACCAAATGAAAGTATGGAATACAATGGAAGAAAGCTTGAGCAAGTACCTTCAG GTGCTACGTGAACGACAAACCCTCGATGAAGAATGTAGTTTcctgagaaaacaaaatcaagaaTTGCAACATATAATGCAGAAAATGCTCATAAAACCCGTTAACGATGATTAG